The Haloplanus salinarum genome includes a region encoding these proteins:
- a CDS encoding precorrin-2 dehydrogenase/sirohydrochlorin ferrochelatase family protein, translating into MIPLVHDFHGEVVLVFGGGPVGARKARRFAREARVVVVSPTFTDADFGASEFVRAAPTPADVPAWLDAADPALVVAATDDGALNAAIERHAREAGVLVNRADRSGERDPGSVVVPATVGDGPVTVAVTTGGTSPAVSRHLRRELESTVAGAGTVATVVADLRTELRSTEPDARRATVRAVAESAAVWEAAREGEESEVRAAAERVVEATLDDE; encoded by the coding sequence GTGATCCCGCTCGTCCACGACTTCCACGGCGAGGTAGTGCTGGTGTTCGGCGGCGGCCCGGTCGGCGCCCGGAAGGCGCGCCGCTTCGCACGCGAGGCGCGGGTCGTCGTCGTCAGCCCCACCTTCACGGACGCCGACTTCGGCGCGAGCGAGTTCGTCCGCGCGGCGCCCACGCCGGCCGACGTGCCCGCGTGGCTCGACGCCGCCGACCCCGCCTTGGTCGTCGCGGCGACGGACGACGGCGCACTCAACGCAGCGATCGAGCGCCACGCCCGCGAGGCGGGCGTCCTCGTCAACCGCGCCGACCGGAGCGGGGAGCGCGACCCGGGGAGCGTCGTCGTCCCGGCGACGGTCGGGGACGGCCCCGTCACCGTCGCGGTCACGACCGGCGGCACCAGTCCGGCGGTGAGTCGGCACCTGCGCCGGGAACTGGAGTCGACCGTGGCGGGCGCGGGAACGGTGGCGACGGTCGTCGCCGACCTCCGGACGGAGCTCCGGTCGACCGAACCGGACGCCCGCCGGGCGACAGTCCGAGCAGTCGCCGAGTCGGCGGCCGTGTGGGAGGCCGCACGCGAGGGGGAGGAGAGCGAGGTTCGGGCCGCGGCCGAGCGGGTGGTCGAGGCGACGCTCGACGACGAGTGA
- a CDS encoding formate--tetrahydrofolate ligase gives MTSDDTGGDDAPTDMEIARATETRPIADVAGDLGLSQSDLDPQGKGIAKIEQDAIQRTLSDADEGKLILVTGTTATPKGAGKTVTTVGLGQGLNHIGERGVVAVREPSLGPVFGIKGGAAGGGHSQVLPMEDINLHFTGDLHALTTAHNLVSATLDTKIHYGNDLDVDVDEVSWKRALDMNDRALREVVVGLGGSTNGPPREEGFQITAASEVMAVLCLADSLADLKERLARTIVAYDSENEPVTVDDLGIQGAMAMLLKDALRPNLVQTIEGTPAFVHGGPFANIAHGTNSLVADKLGLALGDYLVTEAGFAADLGFEKFGNIVSRRGVAPDAAVLTTAVRSMKYHGLDMWPVDYDRLKEPDPEAVQAGMTNLDHHAGIIEQFGVPFVVAINRFPTDTDAEIQAIIDHCEREGYPVVVSNAFADGGEGAAELAETAKDLADSDQGEFAPLYDVEADLAEKIRTVATEVYGAADVHFTEDALDDLERLDEQGYGDMPVCLSKTQHSTTDDPSRKGAPALDWTLTVRECYPDAGAGFVVVLTGDVLTMPGLPAEPAAEGMDVDADGNVSGLF, from the coding sequence ATGACTTCGGACGACACAGGCGGCGACGACGCACCGACGGACATGGAGATCGCACGGGCGACGGAGACGCGCCCGATCGCCGACGTTGCCGGCGACCTCGGCCTCTCGCAGTCGGATCTCGACCCGCAGGGCAAGGGCATCGCGAAGATCGAACAGGACGCGATCCAGCGGACGCTGTCGGACGCCGACGAGGGGAAGCTGATCCTCGTGACGGGGACGACGGCGACGCCCAAGGGGGCGGGCAAGACCGTCACGACGGTCGGCCTCGGACAGGGGCTGAACCACATCGGCGAGCGGGGCGTCGTCGCGGTGCGCGAGCCGTCGCTCGGGCCGGTCTTCGGCATCAAGGGCGGCGCCGCGGGCGGCGGTCACTCCCAGGTGCTCCCCATGGAGGACATCAACCTCCATTTCACGGGCGACCTCCACGCGCTGACGACCGCCCACAACCTCGTCTCGGCGACCCTCGACACCAAGATCCACTACGGCAACGACCTCGACGTGGACGTCGACGAGGTGAGTTGGAAGCGCGCGCTGGACATGAACGACCGCGCGCTCCGCGAGGTGGTGGTCGGCCTCGGTGGGTCGACCAACGGCCCGCCCCGCGAGGAGGGGTTCCAGATCACGGCCGCCTCCGAGGTGATGGCGGTGCTCTGTCTGGCCGACTCGCTGGCCGATCTGAAAGAGCGTCTCGCACGGACCATCGTCGCCTACGACTCGGAGAACGAACCCGTCACCGTCGACGACCTGGGCATCCAGGGCGCGATGGCCATGCTGTTGAAGGACGCCCTGCGCCCGAACCTCGTCCAGACCATCGAGGGCACGCCCGCCTTCGTCCACGGCGGCCCCTTCGCCAACATCGCCCACGGGACGAACTCGCTCGTGGCGGACAAACTCGGCCTCGCCTTGGGGGATTACCTCGTCACCGAGGCGGGATTCGCCGCCGACCTCGGCTTCGAGAAGTTCGGCAACATCGTCTCGCGGCGGGGCGTCGCGCCCGACGCCGCCGTCCTGACGACCGCCGTCCGGTCGATGAAGTATCACGGACTCGATATGTGGCCGGTCGACTACGATCGCCTGAAGGAACCCGACCCCGAGGCGGTGCAGGCCGGGATGACGAACCTCGATCACCACGCGGGCATCATCGAGCAGTTCGGCGTCCCCTTCGTCGTCGCCATCAACCGCTTCCCGACGGACACCGACGCGGAGATCCAGGCGATCATCGACCACTGCGAACGGGAGGGCTACCCGGTCGTCGTCTCGAACGCCTTCGCCGACGGCGGCGAGGGCGCCGCGGAGTTGGCCGAGACGGCGAAGGACCTCGCGGACAGCGACCAGGGCGAGTTCGCCCCGCTCTACGACGTCGAGGCGGACCTGGCGGAGAAGATCCGGACGGTCGCCACCGAGGTGTACGGCGCCGCCGACGTCCACTTCACGGAGGACGCGCTCGACGACCTCGAACGCCTCGACGAACAGGGTTACGGCGACATGCCCGTCTGCCTCTCGAAGACCCAGCATTCGACCACCGACGATCCGAGTCGGAAGGGCGCGCCGGCCCTCGACTGGACGCTCACGGTGCGCGAGTGTTACCCCGACGCCGGCGCCGGCTTCGTCGTCGTCCTCACCGGTGACGTGCTGACGATGCCCGGTCTGCCCGCCGAACCCGCCGCCGAGGGGATGGACGTCGACGCCGACGGGAACGTCAGCGGCCTGTTCTAG
- the cgi121 gene encoding KEOPS complex subunit Cgi121: MIVVEGCIEVDDLDGTLSTLDAVAEEYGLTVQAFDARYLVDRGHLERAVELADRAFDRGENVARERSVEILLYAAGRRQIDDALEMGVAEGQRRVAVVVDDADGDGGAESAAAAALRDRLALDPASTLDSVDAERVRAFFDVPAAELDAVDGDLTDLVHERVALLDVEK, translated from the coding sequence ATGATCGTCGTGGAGGGGTGCATCGAGGTCGACGACCTCGACGGGACGCTCTCGACCCTCGACGCCGTCGCCGAGGAGTACGGCCTCACGGTCCAAGCCTTCGACGCGCGCTATCTGGTCGACCGTGGCCACCTGGAGCGGGCGGTCGAGTTGGCCGACCGCGCGTTCGACCGCGGGGAGAACGTCGCCCGGGAGCGGAGCGTCGAGATCCTGCTGTACGCCGCGGGCCGCCGACAGATCGACGACGCCCTCGAGATGGGCGTCGCCGAGGGACAGCGGCGGGTCGCAGTGGTCGTCGACGACGCGGACGGGGACGGCGGGGCCGAATCGGCCGCGGCGGCCGCCCTGCGCGACCGCCTCGCGCTCGACCCGGCGTCGACGCTCGATTCGGTCGACGCCGAGCGCGTGCGGGCCTTCTTCGACGTGCCGGCGGCGGAACTCGACGCCGTCGACGGCGACCTGACCGACCTGGTTCACGAGCGCGTCGCCCTGCTCGACGTGGAGAAATGA